The genome window gaatttttttatcaaaaaggGTCGTAAATTGTTGCATTGCAAGGaaagttttaattgtattttcaTGTAGACGATAATTTTGGTAGAAGTTCTTTTTTGAGAGGATCTTTATatagcaaaaattttaaattccaatGTCACTTCTTTGAAGCTCCTCTTCCATTTTAAAGGGCTTTAGTTGGGACCAAACTTATTGTGAAACTCTTTAACCtggtttttagaaattttaaaaggtgCACCAAATGGGACCTTAATGTTGCATTACCTAGATGGTTGTAATTGACATCAACTAAGCTGTGTTGTGGCACTggtttttttgacaaaaattttGGCACAATAGGTTTTACCTTTTTTACCATTGATCATCACCTCGTCAAAGAATGATGTGAATTTGACCGGACAGGCTTTTTAGAGTTTTTTGTGTGACTGGTTATGCAACATAGATCAACCACACCCTTACTCTTTGTGTAAAGCAGGGATTGACTCTATTTCTACATGTAATTGCAGGCCTTGTGGAGATCTGAGTCGAGTACAAGAGAATAGAGGCTATCCGGTTGAGCAGTGCTTTGTTACAAACAATGTTTAGGTTCTTTTTTGATGTGCACAACTTAACTGAGTAAACTATAAAAACTAGAAGTTTTGGATTTCTTTCAAGCTCTCATGATGGGTACCATTTGTTCTTATTGGCCTTGCCTTTTCTGATTTTATTTTGATGGATTTGTTAGCTAATTTCTAAATCTTTGGACAACCTCCTTGAGTCTTGAAGAGCATCTCTATCCTCTAGTTAAACAGTTTGCAGTGTGTTACTCTCTTCTGCTCCATGGGTAGGATTTCAGATTTGGTTGCATTTAAATAGCTTTAATCCGTATATTTTCTGGACAAACTGTGTCTTCATGCCTGTTACTTTGTACACTGCTGGGTTGAGACCCAAAAATGTTGTCAGTTAGGTCCAATTGTAGGAGCTGAAGCCATGATTAGCAGACTCTCTTTCTCTAGTGATTTTGTATGCTTTAAATTAGGGAGGTAGGAACATTAGTTCTTGAAATTGGTATGTTTCAAACTTTGAAATCAGTATGCTTCCTCACCATTCACTTCACAGCTTGATAGATCCATCTTTGCCTATTGAAAAGTTGCATCTTTCATATTTCACTTCCTTGCTAGCAACAACCCTCTCTGCCAATTGCCAATTGGCAGCCACTGATCAGAACCCCTCCTTCATCAAGCCCTCCTTTTCCCCTTCATCCAAGATTCCAAAGCTCCATTCCAGAGGTACGATTCCTTTCTCCCCTTATTATTTTCCGGATCCATCTCTCCACCACGGTTTCCACATCTGTTTCTCCCTCCCAAAACCTGATGCTGCCAACGGTGACACTACAATAACGCCTGAAACCTTTATTTCCCAATTCCTGCCCAATGAACCTAGAAAAGGCTCTGATGTCCTTGTGGAAGCTCTCAAACGCCAAGGTTTCACTACTTTCTTTGTTTACCTGGCGGTTTCTCTGTGGAAACCCACCAAACTCTCAATTGCTTCTCCATAATCCGCATCGTCCTTCCTCTCCATGAACAAGGCGATAGCTTTGCTGCTGAGGGCTATGCACTAGCCCTCTGGCCATCTTGGCGCATGCATAACAACTTCTGGTCCTGGTGCCACCAGTCTGGTCAGTGGGTTGGCCAATGCTATGCTTGATAGTATCGCCATTATTGCCATTACCGGCCAGGTCCCACAACAAATGATGGGTCTTAATTCATTTCAAGAAATCCCTACTGTTGATATCACTAAACCTATCACTAAGCGTAATTACCTTGTTCTTCAAGCAGAAGACATTCCCAGAATCATACATGAAGCCTTTTGTCTCACTACCTCAGGTCGACCAGGTTCTGTTTTGATTGATATTCCAAAAGACATTCGACAAAAGTTAGCAGTCCCAGACTTGAATGGCTCCATTGCTTTACCTGGATGCCTGTTGAGATTGCCCTAATCTCCTGATCGTACTTGTTTGGAAGAGATTGTTAGGTTGATAATCAAATCAAAGAGACCAGTATTGTATGTGGATGGTGGGTGTTTGAATTCAAGGGATGAGTTGAGACATCTTCTGGAGCTAACTGGGATTCCAGTAGCAAGTACATTGATGGGCCTTGGGGCATACCCGTGTACTGATGAGTTATCACTTCAAATGCTTGGAATGCGTGGAACTGTTTATGCCAATTATGCTGTGGATGAATCTGATTTGTTTCTTGCTTTTGGAGCTGGGTT of Vitis vinifera cultivar Pinot Noir 40024 chromosome 17, ASM3070453v1 contains these proteins:
- the LOC100243927 gene encoding LOW QUALITY PROTEIN: acetolactate synthase 3, chloroplastic (The sequence of the model RefSeq protein was modified relative to this genomic sequence to represent the inferred CDS: inserted 8 bases in 7 codons; deleted 1 base in 1 codon; substituted 2 bases at 2 genomic stop codons) produces the protein MLPHHSLHSLIDPSLPIEKLHLSYFTSLLATTLSANCQLAATDQNPSFIKPSFSPSSKIPKLHSRGTIPFSPYYFPDPSLHHGFHICFSLPKPDAANGDTTITPETFISQFLPNEPRKGSDVLVEALKRQGFTTFFVXPGGFSVETHQTLNCFSIIRIVLPLHEQGDSFAAEGYALASGHLGACITTSGPGATSLVSGLANAMLDSIAIIAITGQVPQQMMGLNSFQEIPTVDITKPITKRNYLVLQAEDIPRIIHEAFCLTTSGRPGSVLIDIPKDIRQKLAVPDLNGSIALPGCLLRLPXSPDRTCLEEIVRLIIKSKRPVLYVDGGCLNSRDELRHLLELTGIPVASTLMGLGAYPCTDELSLQMLGMRGTVYANYAVDESDLFLAFGAGFDDRVTGKLETFARHAKIVHIDIDSXIGKNKQPHVSVCADLKAALXINRVLEDKKAKLKLDFSAWREELRQQKMKYPLXFKTSGEAIPQYAIQLLYDXTQGNAIVNTGXRQHQMWAAQWYKYRRPRQWPMSSCLGAVGFELPAAIGAAVARPEALVIDFNSDGSFMMNVQGLATVQVENLPVKMMILNDQYLGMAAQWGDLFYKANRAYTNLGNPVKRSEIFPTMMRFAEACDIHAARVEKKSDIRTAIQKMLYTPXDVIVPDQDHVLPXVLSNGGFMDVITE